The Sulfitobacter sp. S223 genome has a window encoding:
- a CDS encoding ABC transporter ATP-binding protein, with protein sequence MTTQTTNMNANHAASAPAFLSVWDIHASYGESYIVQGVSFNVHEGEILALLGRNGAGKTSTLRTIAQIGDPQLTHGEVWLDHQPLHKMKSYEASAAGLALVPEDRRIIAGLTVEENLKLAQIAPPVGWSLERVYELFPRLGERKKQEGTTLSGGEQQMLAIARALCRDIKVLLLDEPYEGLAPVIVDEIEKTLSIIKAQGITTILVEQNAVRALKLADRAVILDTGGVVFDGTAQEVLENEALRAEYLAI encoded by the coding sequence ATGACCACTCAAACAACAAATATGAACGCCAACCACGCCGCTTCGGCACCCGCCTTTTTGTCGGTCTGGGATATCCACGCTTCCTACGGCGAAAGCTATATCGTCCAAGGCGTCAGCTTTAACGTGCATGAAGGCGAAATTCTTGCGCTTCTGGGCCGCAATGGCGCGGGCAAAACATCAACACTGCGTACGATTGCGCAGATTGGTGATCCGCAGTTGACCCATGGCGAAGTCTGGTTGGATCACCAACCGCTGCACAAGATGAAAAGCTATGAAGCATCGGCCGCCGGTCTGGCGCTGGTGCCCGAAGATCGCCGCATCATCGCGGGGCTGACCGTTGAGGAAAACCTCAAGCTGGCGCAAATCGCACCACCCGTTGGATGGTCATTGGAGCGCGTCTATGAGCTTTTTCCCCGCTTGGGTGAGCGTAAAAAGCAGGAAGGGACTACCCTTTCCGGCGGCGAGCAGCAAATGCTTGCCATCGCGCGTGCCCTTTGCCGCGACATCAAAGTGCTGCTGCTGGACGAACCCTACGAAGGTCTGGCCCCTGTTATCGTGGATGAAATCGAAAAGACGCTGTCGATCATCAAAGCGCAGGGCATCACAACCATTCTGGTAGAGCAGAACGCGGTGCGCGCCCTGAAGCTGGCCGACCGTGCTGTGATCCTCGATACCGGCGGAGTGGTGTTTGACGGCACCGCACAAGAGGTCCTCGAGAACGAAGCGCTGCGCGCAGAATACCTCGCGATCTAA
- a CDS encoding ABC transporter ATP-binding protein, producing MGILEVKNVNKRFGGLQALGNVNLSIAENTVHAIIGPNGAGKSTLLNCLVGKLIPDTGSVMFDGQSVLGRKPYEINQMGISRVFQTPEIFGDLNVMENMLIPCFAKRDGAFSMHALGSIDSEQDVVEKAKKMLEDMNLYDKRDMHASSMSRGDKRRLEIAMCLSQEPRLLLLDEPTAGMARADTNNTIDLLKQIKEERDITIAIIEHDMHVVFSLAERITVLAQGTPLVEDTPDNIKGHPKVKEAYLGETQEV from the coding sequence ATGGGTATTCTCGAAGTCAAAAACGTCAACAAGCGCTTCGGCGGACTGCAAGCGCTGGGGAACGTGAACCTTAGCATTGCAGAAAACACCGTCCACGCGATCATCGGCCCCAACGGGGCTGGTAAATCCACCCTCCTGAACTGTCTGGTGGGCAAACTGATCCCGGACACCGGTTCTGTCATGTTCGACGGCCAATCGGTGCTGGGGCGCAAGCCCTACGAAATCAACCAGATGGGCATCTCTCGTGTGTTCCAGACGCCTGAAATCTTTGGCGACCTGAACGTGATGGAAAACATGTTGATCCCCTGCTTTGCCAAACGGGATGGCGCGTTCAGCATGCATGCCCTCGGCAGCATCGATTCCGAACAGGACGTGGTCGAAAAAGCCAAGAAGATGCTTGAAGACATGAACCTCTATGACAAACGCGACATGCATGCATCGTCCATGTCACGCGGTGACAAGCGCCGTCTTGAGATCGCGATGTGTCTAAGCCAGGAACCGCGCCTGCTGCTGCTGGATGAACCCACAGCCGGTATGGCCCGTGCCGACACCAACAACACCATCGACCTGCTCAAGCAGATCAAGGAAGAGCGCGACATCACCATCGCCATCATCGAGCATGACATGCATGTGGTGTTCTCCTTGGCCGAGCGGATCACAGTTCTGGCACAAGGCACGCCTCTGGTTGAAGACACGCCCGACAACATCAAGGGCCATCCAAAAGTGAAAGAAGCCTATCTCGGGGAGACGCAGGAAGTTTAA
- a CDS encoding branched-chain amino acid ABC transporter permease, with product MDAILLQILNGLDKGSAYALIALGLTLIFGTLGVVNFAHGALFMIGAFCAVTFTNLLTLSHIVIDETRTDFLGNPMKVEVPYLYDLFGQETGDALIDWAVPLSILFAIPVMIAIGFIMERGLIKHFYKRPHADQILVTFGLAIVMAEIIKYYYGANPIPTPAPAAFAGSFDFGALLGFDPNTIIYPYWRLIYFGFAALVIGAVFAFLQFTTFGMVVRAGMADRETVGLLGINIDKRFTIMFGIAAAVAGLAGVMYAPINSPNYNMGMDFLVLSFVVVVVGGMGSLPGAVLAGFLLGILESFASMSVVLDLIPGINQIIIYLVAIIILLTRPRGLMGRKGVMED from the coding sequence ATGGACGCAATTCTCCTTCAAATTCTCAACGGCCTAGACAAAGGATCCGCCTACGCGCTGATTGCTTTGGGCCTGACGTTGATTTTCGGCACGCTCGGGGTGGTCAACTTTGCCCACGGCGCGCTGTTCATGATCGGTGCTTTCTGCGCCGTGACCTTTACCAATCTGCTGACGCTGAGCCACATCGTTATTGATGAGACTCGCACGGACTTTCTGGGCAATCCGATGAAGGTCGAAGTACCTTATCTGTATGACCTGTTCGGGCAAGAAACAGGGGACGCGCTGATTGACTGGGCGGTGCCGCTGTCAATCCTCTTCGCCATTCCCGTGATGATCGCCATCGGCTTCATCATGGAGCGCGGGCTGATCAAACATTTCTACAAACGCCCCCACGCGGACCAGATCCTTGTGACCTTCGGTCTGGCCATCGTGATGGCAGAAATCATCAAGTACTACTACGGTGCCAACCCGATCCCGACACCCGCACCTGCGGCCTTCGCCGGATCGTTCGATTTTGGCGCGCTTCTGGGGTTTGATCCGAACACGATCATCTATCCTTACTGGCGCCTGATCTACTTCGGCTTTGCCGCCCTTGTGATCGGTGCTGTGTTCGCCTTCTTGCAATTCACGACCTTCGGAATGGTTGTCCGCGCCGGTATGGCCGACCGCGAAACCGTAGGTTTGCTGGGCATCAACATCGACAAACGCTTTACCATCATGTTCGGCATCGCTGCCGCGGTGGCAGGGCTTGCCGGTGTTATGTACGCGCCCATCAACTCACCTAACTATAACATGGGCATGGACTTTCTGGTGCTCAGCTTTGTTGTGGTGGTTGTCGGGGGCATGGGCTCTTTGCCCGGTGCGGTGCTCGCGGGTTTCCTGCTGGGTATCCTTGAGAGCTTTGCTTCGATGTCTGTGGTGCTGGATCTTATTCCGGGCATCAACCAGATCATCATCTATCTTGTTGCGATCATCATTTTGCTGACGCGTCCCCGTGGCCTGATGGGCCGCAAAGGCGTGATGGAGGACTAA
- a CDS encoding branched-chain amino acid ABC transporter permease, translating into MLGLTKRDAGLLVIVAILCLFAPFLLNPFPEGSAMAQFNAGYPDLMQRLVIFGIFAIGFNILFGLTGYLSFGHAAFLGVGSYAAIWMMKLLTMNIIPAIFISVLVAGLFSLLVGWISLRRSGIYFSILTLAFAQMSYALAYSVLTPITGGETGLQPKFSDPRILDAVPADGRTPQANLFGLDMKATTEWNVGDWVFTFNAGYYVAALIMLIAFYLSIRIFRSPFGMMLRAVKSNQQRMNYTGLNSKPYTLAAFVISGMYAGLAGGLLVAMDTQVGAERMFWTASGEVVLMTILGGAGTLIGPVLGAGFIKYMENIVSKINKTVLEQWFAFLPDGIEDLLITLVYPFVGKGWHLTLGLLFMLVVIFLPGGLVEGGQRIGKLFGRKKADPNSPDGKTTPAE; encoded by the coding sequence ATGCTCGGACTGACAAAACGCGATGCGGGGCTGCTGGTGATTGTTGCCATCCTCTGCCTCTTTGCTCCCTTCCTTCTAAACCCCTTCCCTGAAGGGTCTGCCATGGCGCAGTTCAACGCGGGCTATCCCGATTTGATGCAACGTCTGGTGATCTTTGGCATCTTTGCCATCGGATTTAACATTCTGTTCGGCCTGACAGGCTACCTCAGCTTTGGCCACGCGGCCTTTCTGGGTGTCGGTTCCTACGCCGCGATCTGGATGATGAAGCTGCTGACGATGAACATCATTCCGGCGATCTTCATCTCGGTTCTGGTGGCGGGCCTGTTCTCTCTGCTGGTTGGGTGGATTTCACTGCGCCGCTCGGGCATCTACTTCTCCATCCTGACGCTTGCCTTTGCTCAGATGTCTTATGCGCTGGCCTATTCGGTTCTGACACCGATCACCGGTGGTGAAACCGGCCTTCAGCCGAAGTTCTCTGACCCTCGCATCCTTGACGCGGTTCCTGCCGACGGCCGGACACCACAAGCCAATCTCTTCGGGCTTGATATGAAAGCCACCACCGAGTGGAACGTAGGCGACTGGGTATTCACCTTCAACGCAGGGTATTATGTGGCCGCGCTGATCATGTTGATCGCCTTCTATCTGTCGATCCGCATCTTCCGCTCTCCCTTTGGCATGATGCTGCGGGCTGTAAAGTCCAACCAGCAGCGGATGAACTACACCGGCCTGAACTCCAAGCCCTACACGCTTGCGGCCTTTGTGATCTCTGGCATGTATGCCGGTCTGGCGGGTGGCCTTCTGGTTGCTATGGACACGCAGGTTGGTGCAGAGCGCATGTTCTGGACTGCTTCCGGTGAGGTGGTGCTGATGACCATCCTTGGCGGTGCGGGTACGCTGATCGGTCCGGTCCTGGGTGCTGGTTTCATCAAATACATGGAAAACATCGTCTCCAAGATCAACAAAACTGTTCTGGAACAGTGGTTTGCCTTCCTTCCCGACGGGATCGAAGACCTGCTGATCACGCTGGTCTACCCTTTCGTGGGCAAGGGCTGGCACCTGACGCTGGGTCTGCTGTTCATGCTGGTTGTGATCTTCCTGCCCGGTGGTCTGGTCGAAGGTGGTCAGCGTATCGGCAAGCTATTTGGCCGCAAGAAAGCTGATCCGAACTCGCCTGACGGCAAAACCACACCTGCTGAATAA
- a CDS encoding substrate-binding protein, translating to MSTFNPTRRGLIKTGAFAGAGLALPTYLRAEAHAGYTNAPQGDTVTLGFNVPQSGPYADEGADELRAFELAVEHLNGEGDGGMLQTFSSKVLDGTGIMGKKVQFVTGDTQTKSDAARASAKSMIEKDGAVMISGGSSSGVAVAVQALCQEAGIIFMAGLTHANDTTGKDKRANGFRHFFNSYMSGAALAPILVNEYGADRKAYHLTADYNWGYTTEEAVRSSTEALGWETVNAVKTPLTQTDFSAYIAPVLQSGADVLVLNHYGGNMVNSLTNAVQFGLRDKMVNGKKFEIVVPLYSELMARGAGANIKGIVGSQNWDWSLEDKLGARYAGTNAFVKSFGTKYGFPPSQAAHTCYVQTLLYADAVTRGKSFNPCSVAEALAGFEFDGLGNGPTLYRADDHQCFKDVLVVKGKENPDNQYDLVEIVEVTPTEQVTYAPDHPQFAGGSLGTCNPGA from the coding sequence AATGCCCCACAAGGCGACACTGTTACACTGGGCTTCAACGTTCCCCAGTCCGGTCCCTACGCGGATGAGGGCGCAGACGAGCTGCGCGCATTCGAACTGGCCGTTGAGCACCTGAACGGTGAAGGCGACGGCGGCATGCTGCAAACCTTCAGCTCCAAAGTGCTGGACGGTACAGGCATCATGGGCAAAAAGGTCCAGTTCGTAACAGGCGACACACAGACCAAGTCTGACGCCGCACGCGCTTCTGCCAAGTCGATGATCGAAAAAGACGGTGCCGTGATGATTTCCGGTGGCTCTTCCTCCGGTGTGGCTGTTGCTGTTCAGGCTCTGTGCCAGGAAGCCGGCATCATCTTTATGGCAGGTCTGACGCACGCCAACGACACAACGGGTAAAGACAAGCGGGCCAACGGCTTCCGCCACTTCTTTAACTCCTACATGTCCGGTGCGGCGCTCGCGCCTATCCTTGTCAACGAATATGGCGCGGATCGTAAAGCATACCACCTGACCGCCGACTACAACTGGGGTTATACCACAGAAGAAGCCGTGCGTTCCTCCACCGAGGCATTGGGCTGGGAAACCGTCAACGCTGTGAAAACACCGCTGACACAGACAGACTTCTCTGCCTACATCGCACCTGTTCTGCAGTCCGGCGCCGATGTTCTGGTTCTGAACCACTATGGCGGCAACATGGTCAACTCCCTGACCAACGCTGTTCAGTTCGGCCTGCGCGACAAGATGGTCAACGGCAAGAAGTTCGAAATCGTTGTGCCGCTCTACTCCGAGCTGATGGCCCGCGGTGCTGGTGCCAACATCAAAGGTATCGTCGGTTCGCAGAACTGGGACTGGTCGCTCGAAGACAAGCTGGGCGCGCGCTATGCAGGTACAAACGCCTTTGTTAAGTCGTTTGGTACAAAATACGGCTTCCCACCATCACAGGCGGCGCACACATGCTACGTGCAGACCCTGTTGTATGCGGATGCGGTTACACGCGGTAAATCCTTCAACCCATGCTCAGTCGCCGAAGCGCTTGCAGGGTTTGAATTTGACGGTTTGGGCAACGGCCCGACACTGTACCGTGCCGACGATCACCAGTGCTTCAAAGACGTTCTGGTCGTGAAGGGTAAAGAGAACCCGGATAACCAGTACGATCTGGTTGAAATCGTTGAAGTAACACCAACTGAGCAGGTTACATACGCGCCTGACCACCCACAGTTTGCTGGTGGCTCGCTCGGAACATGCAACCCGGGCGCATAA